In Bdellovibrionales bacterium, the following proteins share a genomic window:
- a CDS encoding outer membrane beta-barrel domain-containing protein has protein sequence MRSKYVFRVWLMSLVLGHVGIQSSIGSAEAQGKKDTKALVQTEDQTKKQSQGVTPPAGASKDSERLNIQDLEQKYWAPKDTSFSVVQNRAYTKEKRFSGSLQYGPIINDAFNEGYNLGLKANYFWNERMGAQIEYVSFNVSDNSTVRGFSNQYGGVRPNIGRVTSMWGVGYNWVPIYAKMSLLGERIIYFDMAISPTIGMMNYEKTSKGGDKSGSSIAYGFDISQYFFLNKHIAIRADLQNRWWTEEVLDWNYGTHQKNQTTNSTVFFIGVTYYH, from the coding sequence ATGCGCTCAAAGTACGTGTTCAGAGTATGGTTGATGTCGTTGGTTTTGGGACATGTGGGAATACAGTCTTCAATTGGAAGTGCAGAAGCCCAGGGCAAAAAAGACACAAAGGCTTTGGTTCAAACTGAAGATCAAACAAAAAAACAAAGCCAAGGGGTCACCCCACCGGCCGGCGCCAGCAAGGATTCTGAGAGACTAAATATTCAGGACTTGGAGCAAAAATATTGGGCTCCTAAAGATACGAGTTTTAGCGTCGTTCAGAACCGCGCTTATACCAAAGAGAAGAGGTTTTCAGGTTCCCTGCAGTATGGTCCGATTATAAATGATGCCTTTAACGAGGGCTACAATCTTGGGTTGAAGGCAAACTATTTTTGGAATGAACGAATGGGAGCACAAATCGAATATGTGTCTTTCAATGTTTCTGATAACTCAACGGTGAGAGGATTTAGCAATCAATACGGCGGGGTGAGGCCCAACATTGGCCGAGTCACTTCGATGTGGGGGGTTGGCTACAATTGGGTTCCCATCTACGCAAAGATGAGTTTATTGGGAGAGAGGATCATTTACTTTGATATGGCCATATCGCCGACGATAGGCATGATGAACTATGAAAAGACATCTAAAGGCGGAGATAAAAGTGGCAGTTCAATCGCTTATGGATTTGACATTTCTCAGTATTTTTTTCTGAACAAGCACATTGCGATTCGTGCTGATCTTCAGAATCGCTGGTGGACGGAAGAGGTTTTGGACTGGAACTATGGCACACATCAGAAGAATCAGACGACAAACTCGACGGTATTTTTTATTGGAGTGACCTATTACCACTAA
- a CDS encoding ChbG/HpnK family deacetylase translates to MNYQLNLNSDPGYRPFIVADDFGLSPSVNSAIIDLASRKILSAVSCMTVYSDFGGDAHRLEIENLKIGIHFTLTGKAGRPLTTPSPKSGLIDRQGHFRSSIDLALRAYRGALDARAMRSELQAQLNKFRQIFQRNPDHLDSHEHIHQLPMVSQAFIDLIISENLTDIPVRTTAQIHSPGHSLRDISKRLYLRNQGFSLKKNLHRNGLKALAPVICNLDHRNLCLKSTEKCFQLANSYPYIWIVHPGEIDTCLISRDSLTHGRQHEYLFLLSLIEN, encoded by the coding sequence ATGAATTATCAATTGAATTTAAATTCCGATCCTGGTTATCGGCCATTTATTGTTGCAGACGATTTTGGTCTTTCGCCTTCTGTGAATTCAGCGATTATTGATTTGGCTTCCCGTAAAATTCTCAGCGCTGTTTCCTGTATGACCGTCTATTCAGATTTTGGCGGAGACGCTCACCGACTTGAAATTGAGAACCTTAAAATAGGAATTCATTTTACCCTTACGGGAAAAGCAGGAAGACCGTTAACAACACCGTCTCCGAAGAGCGGACTCATTGATCGTCAGGGACACTTTCGGAGCTCGATAGATTTGGCCCTTCGAGCCTATCGTGGGGCTTTAGACGCGAGGGCAATGCGGTCAGAGCTTCAGGCGCAACTCAATAAATTTCGCCAGATTTTTCAACGAAATCCCGATCACCTCGATAGTCACGAACACATCCATCAGCTGCCAATGGTCAGCCAGGCTTTTATCGATTTGATTATTTCTGAGAACCTAACCGATATTCCTGTGAGAACAACAGCTCAAATTCACTCTCCCGGACACTCTTTAAGGGATATCTCAAAAAGATTGTATCTGCGAAATCAAGGTTTCTCTTTGAAAAAGAACCTACACAGAAACGGTCTGAAAGCTCTCGCTCCTGTTATCTGCAATCTGGACCATCGAAATCTATGCCTCAAATCCACCGAAAAGTGCTTTCAGCTAGCAAATAGTTACCCTTATATCTGGATTGTACATCCGGGAGAAATTGATACCTGTCTGATATCCCGAGATAGTCTCACCCACGGCCGACAGCATGAGTATTTGTTTCTATTGTCACTCATCGAAAACTGA
- a CDS encoding class I SAM-dependent methyltransferase, with translation MKELHGIDRQSKLLDLHFDKVASLYVGSFSAKIIKKIELVYLLSLLPKKLDGKLVLDIGCGSGYYIRELLKRNPQGITGVDRSRSMIEQVPSDDRVKTICGDFLSTKSDGFYDFILALGVLEFCQDSQSFLKNISFWSDKIAQVIFLYPPDTLASRIYQTYHRSHGIKINTSLSRQIDDWAHSENWNLAKKHRIHPFAQIELYVRGK, from the coding sequence ATGAAAGAATTGCATGGGATTGATCGTCAGAGCAAACTCTTGGATCTTCATTTCGACAAAGTTGCATCTTTATATGTTGGATCGTTCTCGGCGAAAATCATTAAGAAGATTGAACTCGTGTATTTGCTTTCTCTGTTGCCGAAGAAATTGGATGGGAAATTGGTTTTAGATATTGGCTGTGGTTCAGGATACTACATTCGGGAACTGCTTAAACGAAATCCTCAAGGGATCACGGGCGTCGACCGAAGTCGTTCTATGATTGAACAGGTCCCTTCGGATGACCGGGTCAAAACAATTTGTGGAGACTTTCTTTCAACAAAGAGCGATGGATTCTATGATTTCATTCTGGCTTTGGGCGTCCTTGAGTTTTGTCAGGATTCGCAAAGCTTTTTAAAGAACATTTCGTTTTGGAGTGATAAAATCGCGCAAGTTATTTTTCTTTATCCCCCCGACACTCTCGCAAGTCGAATTTATCAAACCTATCATCGCTCTCACGGCATTAAGATAAATACTTCCTTGTCGCGCCAAATTGATGACTGGGCCCATTCTGAGAATTGGAATTTGGCGAAGAAACATCGAATTCATCCCTTTGCCCAAATTGAATTGTATGTCCGAGGCAAATAG
- a CDS encoding class I SAM-dependent methyltransferase — MRSVEFKSQFWNAKILNWETSRYFYNQGLSKTRLNSVKKRLDLASELLSKHAKGKSLLELGCGSGVLLSNLNRRNFTSWAGIDISPTAISKGQQRLKGLASFIQGDVTTCSLPQADCVIALGLLDWLSLSEIKDLASRLNCTYFLFSFSERKFSIIRMLHQIYTFFSYGIWNSFYVPKYWTEGEIRDALSPLNRRDFPIKFVRHPDLSFGCLVTNLT, encoded by the coding sequence ATGAGATCGGTCGAATTTAAATCTCAATTCTGGAATGCCAAAATTCTTAATTGGGAGACTTCGCGCTATTTCTACAATCAAGGCCTGTCGAAAACTCGTTTGAACTCAGTCAAAAAGCGGCTTGATTTGGCATCTGAACTTTTGAGCAAACATGCAAAAGGAAAAAGTCTCCTCGAATTGGGATGCGGCAGCGGAGTTCTTCTGTCCAATCTCAACCGCCGGAATTTCACGTCTTGGGCTGGAATAGACATTTCGCCGACCGCAATCTCAAAAGGCCAACAACGCCTGAAGGGCCTGGCCAGCTTCATCCAGGGAGACGTAACAACCTGCTCATTGCCTCAGGCCGATTGCGTTATTGCTTTGGGTCTATTGGATTGGCTGTCTCTGAGCGAGATTAAAGACTTGGCGTCCCGGCTCAATTGCACGTATTTCTTGTTTTCCTTTTCGGAGCGGAAATTCTCCATCATTCGCATGTTGCATCAGATCTACACATTTTTTTCCTACGGTATTTGGAATTCATTTTATGTTCCAAAATATTGGACAGAAGGAGAAATCCGCGACGCACTTTCACCCTTGAACAGGAGAGATTTTCCGATAAAATTTGTTCGCCATCCCGATTTATCCTTCGGATGCTTAGTCACAAATTTAACATGA
- a CDS encoding ABC transporter ATP-binding protein: MSAKKRNLDRSFLDEEHIQHQLGFLSFMKRIWPLLWSHSYGFVILILVILSYVVTGRLMPVVFGHAIDEGIRKDDLSLVYQAACVYLFLEILRSSLHFAQTYGIQRFGNRVLYDLREKLISHVQSLPLTYFDKNPVGRTVTRVTNDIAALGELFSLGITAVIVSGIEMFAIVIAMSFISLKLALITTAVAPFLTLLCVHLSRKIRFVFRDAKRKLATINAFTAESLNGLKVLQLFHKTADRQNEFNRYSEEFKKLNLKTVRLFALLWPIIELFNVIAMTTALFFGGLYREELGLSLGTLTTFLLMVQSFFQPLKTILERYTQFQNGLASADRIFSLMDEPPEPLHGDSLPSERLSGKIQIRELSHRYSQNGPWALKDINLEIRQGESLALVGRTGSGKTTLISLLQRLYDHTGGSIIIEGRDLRSVSPREWRRRVGVVLQENFIFKGTIAGNISLNDPQISRKQIESAADEAGCLKLLQTHKGGLNAEVEERGNNLSVGERQLIAFARVLAFNPDILILDEATANIDSISERLIQDAIQRVISGRTSVIIAHRLSTILNCDRIAVLDHGELLEIGSHQELMSLKAKYFDLYTSQFKKEREPSCLSQI; this comes from the coding sequence ATGAGTGCTAAAAAGCGCAATTTGGACCGATCTTTCCTTGACGAAGAGCATATCCAACACCAGTTAGGTTTTCTGTCATTTATGAAAAGAATATGGCCATTGCTGTGGAGTCACAGTTATGGATTTGTTATTCTGATTTTGGTTATCCTCAGTTATGTCGTCACAGGGCGACTTATGCCGGTTGTTTTTGGTCACGCCATAGACGAAGGGATAAGAAAAGACGACCTTTCCCTTGTTTATCAGGCCGCATGTGTTTACCTCTTTTTAGAAATATTGAGGTCAAGTCTGCATTTCGCTCAAACCTACGGTATTCAGCGATTTGGCAACCGAGTTCTCTATGATTTGCGTGAAAAGCTGATCTCTCATGTTCAAAGTCTGCCCCTCACCTATTTTGATAAGAATCCTGTTGGAAGAACGGTCACAAGAGTGACAAATGATATCGCTGCTCTCGGTGAGCTCTTCAGTCTGGGAATTACTGCTGTCATCGTCAGTGGTATCGAAATGTTTGCTATTGTTATCGCCATGTCATTCATTTCTTTGAAGCTCGCGTTGATTACAACGGCGGTAGCACCCTTCTTAACACTCCTTTGCGTTCACCTGAGCCGGAAAATCAGATTTGTGTTTAGAGATGCCAAGCGCAAGCTAGCTACAATCAATGCCTTTACGGCCGAAAGCCTCAACGGACTTAAGGTGCTTCAGCTTTTCCACAAAACTGCTGATCGACAGAATGAATTTAATCGCTATTCAGAAGAATTTAAGAAGCTCAATCTCAAAACCGTCCGTTTATTTGCCCTCCTTTGGCCGATTATCGAATTGTTTAATGTTATTGCGATGACGACGGCCTTATTTTTTGGTGGACTCTATCGTGAAGAGCTTGGCCTCTCCTTGGGTACTCTCACAACTTTTCTACTAATGGTTCAGAGTTTCTTCCAGCCTCTCAAGACAATTCTCGAACGATACACTCAATTTCAAAATGGCTTGGCAAGCGCCGATCGAATATTTTCCCTCATGGATGAGCCTCCGGAACCCCTCCATGGAGATTCACTGCCCAGTGAGCGCTTATCTGGCAAAATTCAGATTCGGGAACTCTCTCACCGCTATTCCCAGAACGGCCCGTGGGCCCTAAAAGATATTAATTTGGAAATTCGCCAGGGCGAATCATTGGCCCTCGTGGGACGCACAGGAAGTGGCAAGACCACCTTGATTTCTCTTTTGCAGCGTCTCTATGATCACACGGGCGGAAGCATCATCATTGAGGGACGCGATTTGCGGTCTGTTTCTCCCCGAGAGTGGCGCCGAAGAGTCGGAGTCGTCCTTCAGGAGAATTTTATTTTTAAAGGCACCATTGCGGGAAATATTAGCCTCAATGACCCTCAAATTTCTCGGAAACAAATCGAAAGTGCTGCAGATGAGGCCGGGTGCCTGAAACTCCTCCAAACGCACAAGGGTGGACTTAATGCAGAAGTTGAAGAAAGGGGGAATAATCTGAGCGTTGGTGAGAGACAGCTCATTGCATTTGCTCGAGTGCTCGCATTCAACCCTGATATTCTTATTCTCGACGAGGCCACAGCAAACATTGACTCCATCAGTGAAAGACTGATTCAAGACGCGATACAAAGAGTGATCAGTGGCCGCACGAGCGTCATTATTGCTCACCGCTTATCCACAATTTTGAACTGCGATCGCATCGCCGTCCTTGATCATGGCGAGCTTCTTGAGATAGGCTCCCACCAAGAGCTCATGAGCTTAAAAGCTAAGTATTTTGATCTTTACACATCGCAGTTCAAGAAAGAAAGGGAACCCTCCTGCCTGAGTCAAATCTAA
- a CDS encoding PD40 domain-containing protein, with protein MKEWLRDNWARITVGILLVLVITSGLLYFLGVPLWEASKSGIGDFDGQIVYSRTMKDSVDLSPRELVKEIFILDMKTGRNRQLTDHGTVTLRPEILHQSPWLAYTSFVFHAKEKIKNADLFVYNLLTRERKVLSYKKGLNLSGSFVPGGKEIYYTIRQGRILDVFRIGLDGSGFKRVTRGRRVSRNSGRLTQSSEPAISPEGERMAFVSDRDGRPTLYVRDLRTGNDVRILFAGVYNTRPRWSRDGRRLVFQAYLKSHFDIFVIEASGKNLLKISRAKNLAGLPANNESPDFSPDGKHIVFTSDRTGYNQIYVIDVDGKNTRRLTFDTFHYYQPKWIPKILPTEKD; from the coding sequence GTGAAAGAGTGGCTGAGAGATAACTGGGCGCGAATCACGGTTGGAATTCTTTTGGTCTTGGTGATAACGTCCGGGCTTCTCTATTTTCTTGGAGTGCCGCTTTGGGAAGCAAGTAAGAGCGGAATCGGCGATTTTGATGGTCAAATTGTCTATTCAAGGACAATGAAGGATTCCGTTGATCTTTCACCAAGAGAATTAGTAAAGGAAATCTTTATCCTGGACATGAAGACGGGTCGAAATCGGCAATTGACGGATCACGGAACGGTAACGCTTCGCCCTGAAATTTTGCATCAGAGTCCTTGGCTGGCTTATACGTCATTTGTTTTTCATGCCAAGGAGAAAATAAAAAATGCTGATTTATTTGTTTATAATCTACTGACCCGTGAACGAAAGGTCTTATCCTATAAGAAAGGCCTGAATCTCTCAGGGAGTTTTGTTCCTGGCGGAAAGGAAATATATTACACGATTCGTCAGGGGCGGATACTTGATGTTTTCAGGATCGGGCTCGACGGAAGTGGATTTAAACGAGTCACACGTGGACGTCGTGTTTCTCGGAATTCAGGTCGTCTCACTCAGAGCTCCGAACCAGCGATTTCTCCTGAAGGCGAAAGAATGGCCTTTGTATCCGATCGTGATGGGCGGCCGACGCTTTACGTTCGGGATCTCAGGACTGGGAATGACGTGAGAATTCTGTTTGCCGGCGTGTACAACACTCGGCCCAGGTGGTCTCGAGATGGGAGACGTTTGGTCTTTCAGGCTTACCTCAAAAGTCATTTCGATATTTTTGTCATTGAAGCCAGCGGGAAAAATCTTTTGAAAATCTCTCGAGCAAAAAATCTGGCGGGACTCCCAGCAAACAATGAATCTCCCGATTTTTCTCCTGATGGAAAGCACATTGTCTTTACGAGTGATCGCACCGGGTACAATCAAATTTACGTGATTGACGTGGACGGAAAAAATACCCGCCGCCTCACCTTTGATACCTTCCATTATTACCAACCTAAGTGGATTCCAAAAATACTCCCGACTGAAAAGGATTAA
- a CDS encoding EVE domain-containing protein — MGSRYWLIKSEAGVFSIDDLKRVKRTLWEGVRNYQARNFMMKEMSVGDQVLFYHSNSNPSGIVGIAEVSAPHQPDPTALQIGSDYFEPRASLDNPIWYCVEIAFKSKFPSLMSLDFLRQIPELNAMMVLRKGSRLSIQPVSKEEFQTIVAHSTNKPTGDGRREVAMRKIKGKHI; from the coding sequence GTGGGGAGTAGGTATTGGCTCATAAAGTCTGAGGCAGGTGTATTTTCCATTGATGATTTGAAGCGAGTTAAGAGGACGCTTTGGGAGGGGGTTCGAAACTATCAGGCCCGCAATTTTATGATGAAAGAGATGAGTGTGGGCGATCAGGTTCTCTTTTATCATTCCAACTCAAATCCATCGGGAATTGTGGGTATTGCAGAAGTTTCTGCACCTCATCAGCCTGACCCCACTGCTCTTCAAATTGGATCAGATTATTTTGAGCCAAGGGCCTCCCTTGATAATCCCATTTGGTATTGTGTGGAAATTGCTTTTAAGTCCAAATTTCCAAGTCTCATGAGTCTCGACTTTCTCCGCCAGATTCCTGAACTAAATGCAATGATGGTTCTAAGGAAAGGATCTCGCCTGTCTATTCAGCCGGTATCGAAGGAGGAATTCCAGACTATTGTCGCTCATTCGACCAATAAACCTACCGGGGATGGTCGCAGGGAGGTTGCCATGAGGAAGATAAAAGGTAAACATATTTAA
- a CDS encoding AgmX/PglI C-terminal domain-containing protein, whose protein sequence is MRRFELELVHSYKSRFVGRHRLKGRSTVTLGSSRDADIHLLGEDVSGVHAILEKNDQGWKISDMGSDKGTWIEKRPIVEQTISSPTLVSIGGHTINIIPREINLTLFSSEQANSEITPGSKIFHQVIVKKDGFVQETLLLDLGTPYRMMVADKEVSLNCPEDHKWTNQNFGNIVVQQRRVGTRVDIDSDKESSDEPFFDSNLKFSLMVAVALGFIISILLILEMRKPSDSMAVKPDANNFTRMIFDAKTLKSKREQATKATKTIVGESKSMGAEGLKPTSSQQGKRPEISQVAAKVVTKIRAAGLSQLIGKISKRAATTANYIESVGRAPDSVPSGPALGVAGTAAIKPGAKVGTQAYRVDGVATSGKGGGSAEYKGSGGLSIGNVGNATVGVIEEETEVDGGLDKDVIAGVIKTQIGQIRYCYERQLSASPDLYGKVLIKFTIGETGSVVSQSIGSTTLSNAMVEGCILRRVSGWRFPKPKGGTAVVVTYPFLFKATN, encoded by the coding sequence ATGCGAAGATTTGAATTGGAGTTAGTTCACAGCTATAAGAGTCGCTTTGTCGGTCGGCACCGATTGAAGGGGCGTTCAACCGTTACATTGGGTTCATCTCGAGATGCTGATATTCATCTTTTGGGAGAGGATGTTAGCGGGGTTCATGCCATTCTTGAAAAAAATGATCAGGGTTGGAAGATTTCAGACATGGGCAGCGATAAGGGCACTTGGATTGAAAAGCGGCCCATTGTGGAACAGACAATTAGCTCCCCAACTCTGGTTAGCATTGGCGGGCATACGATTAACATTATTCCCCGAGAGATAAATTTGACTTTGTTTTCATCTGAACAAGCTAATTCGGAGATAACACCTGGATCCAAAATTTTTCACCAGGTGATTGTAAAGAAGGATGGCTTCGTACAAGAGACGCTTTTATTGGATCTGGGCACTCCATACCGAATGATGGTGGCTGATAAGGAAGTGAGCTTAAATTGCCCGGAAGATCATAAGTGGACAAATCAAAATTTTGGTAACATTGTTGTTCAGCAGAGGCGGGTTGGTACGCGGGTTGATATTGACTCTGATAAGGAGAGCTCAGATGAGCCGTTTTTTGATTCTAATCTCAAGTTTTCCCTTATGGTTGCGGTGGCCCTGGGGTTCATAATCTCGATTCTTCTGATTCTCGAAATGAGAAAGCCATCAGATTCAATGGCTGTTAAGCCAGATGCGAATAATTTCACTCGTATGATCTTTGACGCGAAAACACTAAAAAGTAAAAGAGAGCAAGCAACCAAGGCCACAAAGACCATTGTCGGTGAATCTAAATCGATGGGTGCTGAGGGGCTAAAGCCAACCTCTTCTCAACAGGGCAAACGGCCAGAAATTTCTCAAGTTGCCGCGAAGGTTGTGACAAAAATTCGTGCAGCTGGACTCTCTCAACTTATTGGAAAGATATCGAAGCGCGCTGCGACCACGGCCAACTATATCGAATCTGTTGGCCGGGCGCCGGATTCTGTACCCAGTGGACCGGCCTTGGGTGTAGCAGGAACCGCCGCAATCAAACCTGGAGCTAAGGTTGGAACTCAGGCATACCGAGTAGATGGGGTTGCAACATCTGGTAAGGGTGGAGGCTCTGCTGAATATAAGGGTAGCGGCGGGCTGAGTATCGGAAATGTTGGGAACGCCACAGTGGGCGTGATTGAAGAGGAGACGGAAGTGGACGGGGGCTTGGATAAGGACGTCATTGCGGGAGTAATTAAAACCCAGATCGGACAGATCAGGTACTGCTATGAACGTCAGTTAAGTGCGAGTCCTGATCTTTATGGAAAGGTTTTAATAAAATTTACGATTGGTGAAACGGGATCTGTTGTTTCACAGTCAATTGGATCGACAACACTTAGTAACGCCATGGTTGAGGGATGTATTTTGAGGCGTGTATCAGGATGGCGGTTTCCCAAGCCAAAGGGTGGGACGGCTGTCGTCGTGACATATCCATTCCTATTTAAGGCAACGAATTAA